In Bradysia coprophila strain Holo2 unplaced genomic scaffold, BU_Bcop_v1 contig_24, whole genome shotgun sequence, one genomic interval encodes:
- the LOC119077606 gene encoding sorting nexin-27, with product MQSFGPRVVTIYKTETGFGFNVRGQVSEGGQLRSINGELYAPLQHVSAVLDNGAAEKAGIKKGDRILEVNNINVEGSTHKQVVDLIKSGGDCLTLTVISVTQQEAEKLEPQEDGAYSYIDYSEKRSLPISIPDYNVINRKGERFVTFNIHMAGRQLCSRRYREFSNLHMLLKREFNGFNFPKFPGKWPFQLSEQQLDARRRGLEQYLEKVCAVRVIAESDAVQEFLTDSEDDVSSSPVDIKVMLPDHEVVTVSVRKSAKAQAVWDLIVQRANLTSYTQQYFYLFEIVEYNFERKLQPDEIPHQLYVQNYSTASSTCLCVRRWLFSIDRELTLPSGEQAAKFIFYQSVDEVNRGNIRADGRLYELKALQDAKKASEYLTLARTLPGYGDVVFPHCGCDSRKEGHVIPAVGMKSFRLHACREDGNLEAQTVELTWDTITEWESDEESMAFCFQYSRNDKPSRWVKVYTPYHSYLADCFDRIMEERKWNDSGD from the exons ATGCAGAGCTTCGGGCCGCGCGTTGTAACGATTTACAAAACGGAAACCGGATTCGGTTTTAATGTACGTGGTCAAGTGTCGGAAGGTGGACAATTGCGAAGCATAAACGGAGAATTGTATGCACCACTTCAACATGTTAGTGCTGTTTTAGATAATGGCGCTGCGGAAAAGGCTGGAATCAAGAAAGGGGACCGAATACTCGAAGT AAACAATATAAATGTCGAAGGGTCCACACACAAGCAAGTAGTTGACCTAATCAAATCTGGAGGAGACTGTCTCACATTAACCGTAATCTCAGTAACACAGCAG GAGGCCGAGAAGCTCGAACCTCAGGAAGATGGTGCATATTCATACATTGACTATTCGGAAAAACGTTCTCTACCCATTAGCATACCCGATTACAATGTCATCAATCGGAAAGGCGAACGCTTTGTGACATTCAACATTCACATGGCCGGTCGTCAGTTGTGTTCACGTCGCTATagagaattttccaatttacaTATGCTGCTGAAGCGGGAATTCAATGGAttcaattttccgaaatttcccGGCAAATGGCCATTTCAACTGTCCGAACAGCAATTGGATGCTAGACGACGCGGCCTGGAACaatatttggaaaaagttTGTGCGGTTCGGGTAATAGCCGAAAGTGATGCTGTACAAGAGTTTTTGACCGATTCCGAAGATGATGTGTCATCGTCACCTGTTGATATTAAAGTCATGTTGCCGGACCACGAAGTGGTAACGGTTTCTGTACGAAAATCTGCCAAAGCTCAAGCCGTTTGGGATCTTATAGTGCAACGAGCCAACTTAACCTCGTACACTcagcaatatttttatttatttgaaatagtGGAGTATAACTTCG AGAGAAAACTGCAACCAGATGAAATACCCCATCAATTGTACGTGCAAAATTACAGTACCGCATCGAGTACTTGTCTATGTGTTCGACGGTGGCTGTTCTCCATTGACCGTGAATTAACGTTGCCATCCGGTGAACAAGCAgcgaaatttatattttatcag TCCGTGGATGAAGTAAACCGTGGCAATATCCGAGCAGATGGAAGACTGTACGAACTGAAAGCATTACAGGACGCAAAGAAAGCATCAGAGTATCTGACATTAGCCCGAACATTACCGGGTTACGGCGATGTGGTGTTTCCCCATTGTGGATGTGATAGTCGCAAGGAGGGTCATGTCATACCAGCTGTTG GAATGAAAAGTTTTCGATTGCACGCATGCCGTGAGGACGGAAATCTCGAAGCTCAAACCGTTGAATTGACATGGGACACAATCACCGAGTGGGAAAGTGATGAAGAATCGATGGCATTCTGTTTTCAATATAGTCGCAACGATAAACCATCCAGATGGGTTAAAGTTTACACGCCATAT CATTCATATCTAGCTGATTGTTTCGATAGAATAATGGAAGAGAGAAAATGGAACGACTCCGGTGATTAG
- the LOC119077607 gene encoding putative uridine kinase C227.14: protein MQLKMSDNHKEFVPSHEVQDIADRIIKQYKDMNSSERLIVGIAGRPGSGKTNLANMIADVMCNRTNNEIRVIVMPMDGYHLYRSELSQLPNSEYAFSRRGAHWTFNPAKLYRDLERIASGDEIRVPSFDHSLKDPKEDDIVIPADARVILVEGNYLLYTDDAAWKRVSEMFQLKIFLECDPMECTERLTRRHMNSMNISREEAMLRAKGSDSKNGDLIDTTKGNADFVCHSNVVLNVV from the coding sequence ATGCAGTTAAAAATGTCCGATAATCATAAAGAATTCGTTCCGTCTCACGAAGTGCAAGATATCGCCGACCGTATAATCAAGCAATATAAAGATATGAATTCATCTGAGAGATTAATTGTTGGTATAGCCGGCAGGCCTGGATCGGGAAAGACAAATCTAGCAAATATGATCGCAGATGTGATGTGTAATAGaacaaacaatgaaattcGTGTAATTGTGATGCCAATGGATGGCTACCATTTATACCGAAGTGAGCTGAGTCAACTACCCAATTCTGAATATGCTTTTTCTCGCCGTGGTGCACATTGGACATTTAATCCGGCTAAACTTTACCGAGACCTGGAACGTATTGCATCCGGCGATGAAATTCGTGTACCTTCTTTTGACCATTCGCTCAAGGATCCCAAAGAAGATGACATTGTAATACCTGCCGATGCTCGTGTGATTTTAGTGGAAGGAAACTATTTGTTATACACCGATGATGCCGCATGGAAAAGGGTTAGTGAAATGTTCCAGTTAAAGATTTTCCTGGAATGCGATCCAATGGAGTGCACAGAGCGCCTGACTCGGCGTCATATGAATTCTATGAACATTTCAAGAGAGGAGGCCATGTTACGAGCTAAAGGAAGTGATTCCAAGAATGGAGATCTAATCGATACTACTAAGGGTAATGCTGATTTCGTGTGTCATTCCAATGTGGTTTTAAACGTTGTTTAA
- the LOC119077608 gene encoding uncharacterized protein LOC119077608 isoform X2, producing MASDLNQVKVGQQVVLTIGDNGRLEGDYFGRVCVINKEKTRIHLKDIEYGPAQQKLSGTKLFFLPEILAVKIISDVEDDDSGNERTEATSEDRIKFELNVRQKEKIQSLIRNRCMIETVGDEYDKALEDISHYYFVGLTAQVGDGESGYVICSTPHKIYGFNITTIGGINGKFKEWFESDTYTKVVRSANTLEENLFYCHEINVRGVFDTNAVHRMLESRVELPLELVEEMDCSNGCRVDTLIERTSILLKLHDFLTEHLLTNAYQLFQLNMDYFRSMASIDLQLYYRRGKSIVNGQHAGNVQLNDHKLLHEEPILFKIPLDCGF from the exons ATGGCATCAGATTTAAATCAAGTAAAAGTCGGTCAGCAAGTTGTTCTAACCATCGGAGACAATGGAAGACTTGAAGGTGATTATTTCGGTAGAGTTTGCGTCATCAACAAGGAAAAGACTCGTATTCAC TTGAAAGACATTGAATATGGCCCAGCCCAGCAAAAGCTGTCTGGAACCAAACTGTTTTTCTTGCCGGAGATATTAgcggtaaaaattatttccgatGTTGAGGACGACGACAGCGGAAATGAACGAACCGAAGCTACGTCAGAAGATCGGATAAAATTCGAATTGAATGTcagacagaaggaaaaaatccaGAGTCTGATTAGAAACCGTTGTATGATAGAAACTGTTGGCGACGAATACGACAAAGCGCTGGAGGACATTTCCCATTATTATTTTGTGGGATTAACAGCTCAAGTTGGAGATGGTGAATCCGGATACGTCATTTGCAGCActccacacaaaatttatggCTTTAATATCACAACAATTGGAGGTATAAATGGCAAATTCAAGGAATGGTTCGAGTCAGACACATACACGAAGGTTGTACGCAGCGCGAACACCTTGGAAGAAAATCTGTTTTACTGCCATGAAATCAATGTTAGAGGCGTATTTGACACGAATGCTGTGCATAGAATGCTCGAATCGCGCGTCGAACTACCGTTAGAGTTGGTAGAAGAAATGGACTGTAGTAACG GTTGTCGTGTGGACACACTGATCGAACGTACTTCAATTCTTCTTAAGCTCCATGATTTCTTAACGGAGCACCTGTTAACGAATGCATACCAATTGTTTCAACTGAATATGGATTATTTCCGGAGTATGGCCTCAATTGATTTGCAACTGTATTACCGTCGTGGAAAATCAATTGTA AATGGTCAACATGCAGGCAATGTTCAATTAAATGATCACAAACTTCTACACGAAGAgccaattttattcaaaatacctTTAGATTGTGGGTTTTGA
- the LOC119077608 gene encoding uncharacterized protein LOC119077608 isoform X1 codes for MASDLNQVKVGQQVVLTIGDNGRLEGDYFGRVCVINKEKTRIHLKDIEYGPAQQKLSGTKLFFLPEILAVKIISDVEDDDSGNERTEATSEDRIKFELNVRQKEKIQSLIRNRCMIETVGDEYDKALEDISHYYFVGLTAQVGDGESGYVICSTPHKIYGFNITTIGGINGKFKEWFESDTYTKVVRSANTLEENLFYCHEINVRGVFDTNAVHRMLESRVELPLELVEEMDCSNGRCRVDTLIERTSILLKLHDFLTEHLLTNAYQLFQLNMDYFRSMASIDLQLYYRRGKSIVNGQHAGNVQLNDHKLLHEEPILFKIPLDCGF; via the exons ATGGCATCAGATTTAAATCAAGTAAAAGTCGGTCAGCAAGTTGTTCTAACCATCGGAGACAATGGAAGACTTGAAGGTGATTATTTCGGTAGAGTTTGCGTCATCAACAAGGAAAAGACTCGTATTCAC TTGAAAGACATTGAATATGGCCCAGCCCAGCAAAAGCTGTCTGGAACCAAACTGTTTTTCTTGCCGGAGATATTAgcggtaaaaattatttccgatGTTGAGGACGACGACAGCGGAAATGAACGAACCGAAGCTACGTCAGAAGATCGGATAAAATTCGAATTGAATGTcagacagaaggaaaaaatccaGAGTCTGATTAGAAACCGTTGTATGATAGAAACTGTTGGCGACGAATACGACAAAGCGCTGGAGGACATTTCCCATTATTATTTTGTGGGATTAACAGCTCAAGTTGGAGATGGTGAATCCGGATACGTCATTTGCAGCActccacacaaaatttatggCTTTAATATCACAACAATTGGAGGTATAAATGGCAAATTCAAGGAATGGTTCGAGTCAGACACATACACGAAGGTTGTACGCAGCGCGAACACCTTGGAAGAAAATCTGTTTTACTGCCATGAAATCAATGTTAGAGGCGTATTTGACACGAATGCTGTGCATAGAATGCTCGAATCGCGCGTCGAACTACCGTTAGAGTTGGTAGAAGAAATGGACTGTAGTAAC GGTCGTTGTCGTGTGGACACACTGATCGAACGTACTTCAATTCTTCTTAAGCTCCATGATTTCTTAACGGAGCACCTGTTAACGAATGCATACCAATTGTTTCAACTGAATATGGATTATTTCCGGAGTATGGCCTCAATTGATTTGCAACTGTATTACCGTCGTGGAAAATCAATTGTA AATGGTCAACATGCAGGCAATGTTCAATTAAATGATCACAAACTTCTACACGAAGAgccaattttattcaaaatacctTTAGATTGTGGGTTTTGA